The Candidatus Saccharibacteria bacterium oral taxon 488 genome has a segment encoding these proteins:
- a CDS encoding polysaccharide deacetylase family protein — protein sequence MVTAIGVLFYFHSKQPPAQRPTVLEDEKYYFTDSRYAGIRSKFVTRDTKHEKVSIEYPITSNSKINKLIARTIDRADGDFRHTATNAPTFDRPMTETISYQVTHNNSTALSMIVNIKQDMHGAHPVSLTHFWTFDKKSGEVIGLDNLTEKSEEAIKAIVAAARHDVAQTIKQRHQPEANLDEMITKEALSNFTITDDGNTLAWPIGQASLLPSAYGEMTIKVPIAAVAKYLQNSTARKVANIPKPPEPKPEPKPAPTAPTPTNPGKVIALTFDDGPGPYTAHLLDILDQYGAKATFFLIGSKVSGQAGVVRSMHARGHQLGNHSWSHPELPKLPVGQIAGEIDRTNDAIKQATGVKPTILRPPYGAVNSAVLEQLRLRGMSSILWSVDTRDWADRNSEIICSRAVAGAHPGAIILMHDIHQTSVGAVPCILSALKQQGYSFVTVQGLN from the coding sequence ATGGTAACCGCGATAGGTGTATTGTTCTACTTCCACTCCAAGCAACCACCAGCACAGCGCCCAACGGTCTTGGAAGATGAAAAATATTACTTCACCGACTCACGCTATGCTGGCATCCGCTCCAAGTTCGTAACACGCGACACCAAACACGAAAAAGTCTCAATTGAATACCCAATCACCAGCAATTCCAAAATCAACAAACTCATCGCCCGAACAATTGACCGCGCCGACGGCGATTTTCGCCACACCGCCACTAACGCTCCGACATTCGACCGGCCAATGACAGAGACGATTAGTTATCAAGTTACGCATAATAATTCGACCGCTCTGTCGATGATCGTCAATATTAAACAAGACATGCACGGCGCGCATCCGGTGTCACTAACGCATTTTTGGACGTTTGACAAGAAGTCTGGCGAGGTGATTGGCTTGGATAATTTGACTGAAAAATCGGAGGAAGCCATCAAGGCAATCGTGGCAGCTGCCCGGCACGACGTCGCGCAAACCATCAAACAGCGCCACCAACCAGAAGCAAATCTTGATGAGATGATCACCAAGGAGGCGTTGTCGAACTTCACCATCACTGATGATGGTAACACCTTGGCTTGGCCGATTGGACAGGCGTCGCTCTTGCCGTCAGCTTACGGCGAAATGACGATCAAAGTGCCGATCGCCGCCGTTGCCAAATATCTGCAAAATTCGACAGCCCGAAAAGTAGCTAATATCCCCAAGCCGCCCGAGCCAAAACCAGAGCCAAAGCCAGCGCCTACGGCGCCGACACCCACAAACCCAGGTAAAGTGATCGCCTTGACGTTTGACGACGGGCCGGGACCATACACTGCACACCTACTGGACATCTTGGATCAATATGGTGCGAAAGCGACGTTTTTCTTGATTGGTAGCAAGGTCTCCGGGCAAGCCGGTGTCGTACGCAGCATGCACGCGCGCGGCCACCAACTGGGCAATCATTCATGGTCGCACCCAGAACTGCCTAAATTGCCAGTTGGCCAAATTGCTGGCGAAATCGACCGTACCAATGACGCCATCAAGCAAGCCACCGGCGTCAAGCCGACTATCTTGCGCCCACCCTACGGCGCGGTCAACAGCGCTGTCTTGGAGCAACTTCGCCTGCGCGGCATGTCGTCAATCTTGTGGTCGGTCGATACCCGCGATTGGGCCGACCGTAATAGCGAAATCATCTGCTCGCGCGCCGTCGCTGGCGCCCACCCCGGAGCTATCATCTTGATGCACGACATTCATCAAACGTCAGTTGGCGCCGTACCGTGTATCCTCAGCGCGCTGAAGCAGCAAGGATATTCGTTTGTAACGGTGCAAGGATTGAACTAG
- a CDS encoding HsdR family type I site-specific deoxyribonuclease, translated as MTESQIEQHALDILANIGWQILYGPDIGPDGAAAERELRQMVLLGRLYSALARLNPHIPESALKEAMRRLTQISKPSLVENNHDFHQLLVAGVPVQYRTSSGEIKHDIVRVVDFTSPKNNDFAAVNQLTVLQGDYNRRPDIVLFVNGLPLVVIELKNAADTKADLATAYQQIQTYKREISDLFRFNELCVTSDGLEAEMGTITSPLERMMPWKTIDGEKEVGNVPMLEVLLRGACTPERLLDMVQNFIVFERSDGDKLIKKVAAYHQYWVVNKALDRTLVASGERGDQRAGVVWHTQGSGKSLSMVFYTGKLMKSRDLHNPTIVVVTDRNDLDGQLFGTFSACRELLGEDPKQANSRSELRKLLQREAGGIIFTTIQKFSPEDDEDKLPILTDRRNVIVMADEAHRSQYGLKAHVRASDVQLVYGYAKYMRDALPGASYIGFTGTPIETDDKSTPAVFGDYIDIYDVEQAVKDGATVPIYYESRLVDLNMDEVTRQWLDKEVDDLLEGEELSRQDALKAEYAQKEAIVGNSERLNTIALDIIQHFEARQDVLSGKGMIVTMSRGIAADLYEKIVAYRPDWHSDDDAHGAIKVIITGSASDPDHLQPHIRNKQRVKAIEKRIKDPNDPLELVIVCDMWLTGFDVPNMHTMYLDKPLKGHNLMQAIARVNRVFPGKTGGLVVDYLGVAGALRDAISDYTQSGGQGAPQLDIAEAVAQMQMRYEVVHDLFGNFDYRRYFTAPTNQQLQIILDAEEYILGLEDGEKRLKQHVLELSKAFALAMPRPEALEIREEVALFQAVKARLEKVSSSTVVTDAEYRSALKQIVDKAIAPVGVVDVFEAAGLEKPELSILSDEFLAEIRHMERKNLAVEALQKLLTDEIKLRFSRNYAKDTKFSDLLNQALTRYRNGTIEAAQVIEELINIGQKIRQTIENGTVDGLSEDEIIFYDALVENSSAREVLGDAQLRDIAKVLLEQVRRDATIDWAERRNVQAKLKVNVKKTLAKYGYPPDQQALATDMVLEQAKRYGNEWSHKRASYDAGGASLLD; from the coding sequence ATGACCGAATCTCAAATCGAACAACACGCGCTTGATATCCTGGCTAATATCGGCTGGCAGATTTTGTACGGACCGGACATTGGTCCGGACGGTGCTGCGGCTGAGCGTGAGTTGCGGCAGATGGTATTGCTTGGGCGTCTATATAGTGCTTTGGCGCGGCTCAATCCGCACATTCCAGAATCAGCCTTGAAGGAGGCGATGCGGCGGTTGACGCAGATTAGTAAACCGAGCTTAGTTGAGAATAATCACGATTTTCATCAACTGCTAGTGGCGGGCGTGCCGGTGCAATATCGCACATCGAGCGGCGAGATTAAGCACGATATTGTGCGGGTGGTTGATTTTACCTCGCCAAAAAACAACGATTTTGCGGCGGTCAATCAGCTGACGGTTCTGCAGGGCGATTATAATCGCCGGCCGGACATTGTACTGTTTGTAAATGGGCTGCCGCTGGTGGTGATTGAACTAAAAAATGCGGCTGATACGAAGGCCGATTTGGCGACAGCGTATCAGCAAATCCAGACGTACAAGCGCGAGATTAGTGACCTATTTCGGTTCAATGAGCTGTGTGTCACCAGTGATGGGCTAGAGGCGGAGATGGGTACGATCACTAGCCCGCTGGAGCGAATGATGCCTTGGAAAACGATTGATGGCGAAAAAGAAGTTGGCAATGTGCCGATGCTGGAAGTGCTGCTGCGTGGTGCGTGCACGCCTGAGCGCTTGCTGGATATGGTGCAGAATTTTATCGTATTTGAGCGTAGTGATGGTGACAAATTGATCAAGAAAGTTGCTGCTTATCATCAGTACTGGGTAGTGAATAAGGCACTGGATCGGACGCTAGTAGCCAGCGGTGAACGTGGCGACCAGCGGGCTGGCGTAGTCTGGCATACGCAAGGGTCGGGCAAGAGCTTGAGTATGGTGTTTTATACTGGCAAGCTGATGAAATCGCGCGATTTGCATAACCCGACCATCGTGGTGGTGACTGACCGCAATGATCTTGATGGTCAATTATTCGGTACGTTTAGCGCCTGTCGCGAGCTCCTGGGGGAAGATCCGAAGCAAGCTAATTCACGGAGTGAACTCAGGAAGCTGTTGCAGCGCGAAGCAGGTGGGATTATCTTTACAACAATCCAAAAATTCTCGCCTGAGGATGACGAGGATAAATTGCCAATTTTGACCGATCGACGCAATGTTATCGTGATGGCAGATGAGGCGCATCGTAGCCAATATGGTTTGAAGGCGCATGTTCGAGCTAGCGACGTCCAGCTAGTATATGGTTATGCCAAATATATGCGTGATGCCTTGCCGGGTGCGAGCTATATTGGCTTTACGGGTACGCCGATTGAAACGGATGATAAGTCAACGCCAGCAGTGTTTGGCGACTATATCGATATTTATGACGTCGAGCAGGCGGTGAAAGATGGCGCAACGGTACCGATTTATTATGAGAGTCGGCTGGTTGATTTGAATATGGACGAGGTAACGCGGCAGTGGCTGGATAAGGAAGTTGATGATTTGCTGGAGGGCGAAGAACTGAGTCGTCAGGATGCGTTGAAGGCCGAGTATGCACAAAAAGAAGCCATCGTCGGTAATAGCGAGCGGCTGAATACTATCGCTTTGGACATTATTCAGCACTTTGAGGCTCGGCAAGATGTACTGAGTGGTAAAGGTATGATCGTGACGATGAGCCGCGGTATTGCGGCGGATTTGTATGAAAAAATTGTGGCGTATCGACCAGATTGGCATAGTGATGATGACGCACACGGCGCGATCAAGGTGATTATCACCGGTAGCGCTAGTGACCCTGACCACTTGCAGCCGCATATTCGTAATAAACAACGGGTAAAGGCGATCGAAAAGCGTATCAAAGATCCAAATGATCCGCTGGAATTGGTGATTGTGTGTGACATGTGGCTGACGGGATTTGATGTGCCGAATATGCACACCATGTATCTGGATAAACCACTGAAGGGCCATAATTTGATGCAGGCAATTGCACGAGTCAACCGAGTGTTTCCGGGTAAAACTGGTGGTTTGGTGGTTGACTATCTGGGTGTGGCGGGGGCGCTGCGCGATGCTATCTCTGACTATACGCAAAGTGGCGGACAGGGTGCACCGCAGCTTGATATTGCTGAGGCGGTGGCGCAGATGCAGATGCGCTATGAGGTAGTGCACGATTTGTTTGGCAACTTTGACTATCGGCGATATTTTACCGCACCGACCAACCAGCAGCTACAAATCATTTTGGATGCCGAGGAATATATTTTGGGGTTGGAAGACGGTGAGAAGCGGTTGAAGCAGCATGTTTTGGAACTGAGTAAGGCCTTTGCGCTGGCTATGCCGAGACCCGAGGCGCTAGAAATCCGCGAAGAAGTGGCGCTATTTCAGGCGGTGAAAGCTCGGCTGGAGAAAGTGTCGAGCTCGACAGTTGTGACTGATGCTGAGTACCGAAGCGCGCTGAAACAAATTGTCGACAAAGCGATTGCGCCAGTGGGTGTGGTTGATGTGTTTGAGGCGGCGGGATTAGAAAAGCCGGAACTGTCGATCTTGAGCGATGAGTTTTTGGCAGAGATTCGTCATATGGAGCGCAAGAATTTGGCGGTGGAAGCACTGCAGAAACTTTTAACTGATGAAATTAAACTACGATTTTCGAGAAATTATGCCAAGGATACCAAGTTCTCTGACTTGCTTAATCAAGCCTTGACACGTTATAGAAATGGGACAATCGAGGCAGCGCAGGTGATTGAGGAATTAATCAACATCGGACAGAAAATTCGCCAGACTATTGAGAATGGAACAGTTGATGGTCTAAGCGAGGATGAGATTATTTTTTATGATGCGCTGGTTGAAAATAGTAGTGCTCGTGAAGTATTGGGTGACGCGCAGCTGCGTGATATCGCAAAAGTGTTACTAGAGCAAGTTCGTCGTGATGCGACGATTGACTGGGCGGAGCGCAGGAATGTTCAGGCAAAACTGAAAGTTAACGTCAAAAAGACTTTGGCAAAATATGGCTACCCGCCAGACCAGCAGGCGTTGGCAACTGACATGGTATTGGAGCAGGCCAAGCGCTATGGTAACGAGTGGAGTCATAAGCGCGCGTCGTATGACGCTGGCGGAGCGAGTTTGTTGGATTAA
- a CDS encoding ATP-binding protein, translated as MSKVFIQGVINNIRAKSTPYTPITEAITNAIDAIDKSGRNDGEIRIRIIRNPPFVSTDGDKLADVTSVEVSDNGIGFNKENRDSFDTIYSQFKRSIGGKGFGRFFYLRHFNDVHIESTFIEDNKYKHRSFDFGKQYDVIVNDKVSNSPSASETGTILRLLNIKGVKLDKDPEIISHRILEQILSYFSDPSYTCPQIVFEDDALDIPIILNEQIGTRDDSLIQLKKSDTFIVNGIELRYKMFKILKPRNQKSKIVLTARNQAVTEKSLDVYIPDFYSDFTEDVLVDGEKRSRNYIIRFYVQGEYLEDNVTVERDSFNFGEKHDPLYPVSGEDIEKAIAEIAKKEFEGVVSLRSKVKREKFEKYTQSNIWYKPYIDDIDFEAIKANPTQDDIELILHKAKYERDLEIKRNISQLTSRNRNYIEAQSNAKKLIREVKDASYSDLAQYIAFRKSILELFKKTLEWNDLGEYDTEKAVHDIIFPTKSDSNDTIYDGHNLWIIDEGLNLTQYLSSDKNIFNENKDRPDIAAFHYNVAYRDGSEASNPVSIFEFKRPGRNDFVDASSKEDPIQQIIRYVNSMRNGDYKTPKGSRIHISPTTPFYGYIVADVDNKVEKWLIEEKNLKSMPDNKGWFLIQDNINLRIEFVTWEKLLNDAVVRHRIFFEKLGLEG; from the coding sequence ATGAGTAAAGTATTTATCCAAGGAGTTATTAATAATATTAGGGCTAAGTCCACCCCGTATACTCCTATTACAGAGGCAATAACTAATGCTATTGATGCTATAGATAAGTCAGGCCGAAATGATGGGGAAATCCGTATTCGGATTATTAGGAATCCGCCATTTGTATCAACGGACGGTGATAAGTTGGCAGATGTAACTTCTGTGGAAGTCTCCGATAATGGTATCGGTTTTAATAAAGAAAATCGCGATTCTTTCGACACCATATATAGCCAATTTAAAAGGTCGATAGGAGGAAAGGGTTTTGGTCGATTTTTTTATCTGCGGCATTTTAACGACGTACACATAGAAAGCACGTTTATTGAAGATAACAAATACAAACATCGTTCATTCGATTTTGGTAAGCAATATGACGTTATAGTTAATGATAAGGTTAGTAATTCACCTAGCGCGTCAGAGACTGGTACGATACTTCGACTTTTAAACATTAAGGGTGTAAAACTTGACAAAGATCCAGAAATTATCTCACATCGCATTCTGGAACAGATCCTTAGTTATTTTTCCGACCCATCATATACATGCCCGCAGATTGTATTTGAAGATGATGCGCTAGATATCCCAATAATCCTAAATGAGCAAATTGGCACAAGAGATGATTCTCTAATTCAGCTCAAGAAAAGTGATACTTTTATTGTTAACGGTATAGAACTAAGATATAAAATGTTTAAAATCCTTAAGCCTCGAAACCAAAAGAGCAAGATTGTTCTAACTGCACGAAACCAAGCAGTTACCGAGAAGAGCTTGGATGTGTATATTCCAGATTTCTACTCTGACTTTACCGAAGACGTACTGGTTGATGGAGAGAAGAGATCTCGTAACTACATAATAAGATTCTACGTTCAAGGAGAATATCTGGAGGATAATGTTACGGTAGAACGTGACAGTTTTAACTTTGGTGAAAAGCATGACCCACTATATCCAGTATCGGGAGAGGATATTGAAAAGGCTATTGCAGAAATCGCAAAAAAGGAATTTGAAGGTGTGGTTAGTCTAAGGTCAAAAGTAAAAAGAGAGAAGTTTGAGAAATATACCCAAAGTAACATTTGGTACAAGCCATATATTGACGACATAGATTTTGAAGCAATAAAGGCAAATCCTACCCAGGATGACATAGAGTTAATTCTACATAAGGCAAAGTATGAACGTGACTTAGAGATAAAGAGAAACATCTCTCAGTTGACTAGTAGAAACAGGAATTATATAGAAGCACAGTCGAATGCTAAAAAGCTGATTAGAGAAGTAAAAGACGCAAGCTATAGTGATTTAGCACAATATATAGCGTTTCGTAAATCTATCCTGGAATTATTTAAAAAGACTTTGGAATGGAATGATTTGGGAGAATACGATACGGAAAAGGCAGTTCATGATATAATATTTCCTACAAAATCAGATTCAAATGATACGATATATGATGGCCATAATTTGTGGATTATAGACGAAGGGTTAAATCTTACTCAGTATCTCAGTTCGGATAAAAACATATTTAATGAAAATAAGGACCGTCCAGATATCGCAGCATTTCATTATAATGTTGCGTATAGAGACGGCTCGGAGGCTTCTAATCCAGTAAGTATCTTTGAATTTAAACGACCTGGTCGAAATGACTTTGTAGATGCGTCTTCTAAAGAAGACCCTATACAACAAATAATTCGTTATGTTAACAGCATGAGAAATGGCGACTATAAGACACCAAAAGGAAGTAGGATTCATATCTCACCCACAACACCCTTCTATGGTTATATAGTAGCGGATGTTGATAATAAGGTTGAAAAATGGTTGATTGAAGAGAAAAACTTAAAATCAATGCCAGACAATAAAGGGTGGTTCTTAATACAGGACAATATTAATCTCAGAATTGAATTCGTAACGTGGGAAAAACTGCTAAATGATGCAGTCGTGCGTCACCGAATATTCTTTGAGAAATTGGGGTTAGAAGGATAA
- a CDS encoding DUF3800 domain-containing protein — protein MSSYLFIDDSGSKQWDTPYQYSLVNSPPARTSQNRKFWELNYFVLAGVYIEHDLLAELNPIINAKKIEVFGTKNVEIRSVNLRNPQKQEKHYIQPFGVTRCQLKNFIEGFWYEIFNQNKEAIQIQAVLLDKRYYKNLRTAKSPLDITAQVMFDRIEMHPNRECTIIFDQMDHQVKTKKRDQGSILQIADKTIDLGSFHKKYSHVSVRFEESKNSNFLQLADTVAYNVLRQFIDYGDKWDEPDQEILPMYPFFEKISDNVYCNKLTRQVRGYGLIKLPEIGKIKWCKSE, from the coding sequence ATGAGTAGCTATTTGTTTATTGATGACAGCGGATCTAAGCAGTGGGATACTCCATACCAGTATTCGCTTGTAAACTCGCCACCTGCTAGGACATCGCAAAATCGTAAATTCTGGGAACTTAATTATTTTGTGTTGGCTGGTGTATATATTGAACATGATCTATTGGCAGAGTTAAATCCGATCATAAATGCTAAAAAGATAGAAGTGTTTGGTACAAAGAATGTAGAGATTCGTTCAGTTAATCTCCGTAATCCACAAAAACAGGAAAAGCACTATATACAACCATTTGGGGTTACTAGGTGTCAACTAAAGAACTTCATCGAGGGTTTCTGGTATGAGATATTTAACCAAAATAAAGAGGCTATACAGATTCAGGCAGTTTTGCTAGATAAGAGATACTATAAAAATTTGCGTACTGCAAAGAGTCCTCTTGATATTACTGCACAAGTGATGTTTGATCGTATAGAAATGCATCCAAATAGAGAGTGTACTATTATATTTGACCAAATGGATCATCAAGTGAAGACAAAAAAACGCGATCAGGGTAGTATACTGCAGATTGCTGATAAAACTATTGACCTTGGCTCGTTTCATAAAAAATACAGTCATGTTTCTGTCCGATTTGAGGAATCAAAAAACTCTAATTTTTTACAGTTGGCTGATACGGTTGCGTACAATGTGTTAAGACAGTTCATTGACTATGGCGATAAATGGGATGAGCCAGATCAGGAAATTTTACCAATGTATCCATTTTTTGAGAAGATATCTGACAATGTGTATTGCAACAAATTAACACGGCAGGTTAGAGGTTATGGATTAATAAAATTACCAGAGATTGGAAAAATTAAATGGTGTAAGTCAGAATAA
- a CDS encoding ATP-binding cassette domain-containing protein has translation MSKPIISAKNIKKSFGQTHALRGVSLDVEAGEVLAIMGPSGSGKSTLLHSLAAITKVDSGEIDFDGRRIDKLSDDQRSILRRTSFGFVFQFGQLVPELTALDNVALPLLLNGVKRKEAYQQAKTWLNKVELGNKADSMLGELSGGQMQRVAIARAMVIEPKVLFADEPTGSLDSLNSERVMELFIKTAKEHGTTVIMVTHEPTIAAYADREIIVRDGQISGAGAGVHPAQARVNKAKARIV, from the coding sequence ATGAGCAAACCAATAATTAGCGCTAAAAATATTAAGAAGTCGTTCGGGCAAACGCATGCGCTGCGCGGTGTCAGCTTGGACGTCGAGGCGGGCGAGGTGCTGGCGATTATGGGTCCGTCGGGCTCTGGTAAGTCGACGCTGCTGCATAGCTTGGCGGCGATTACCAAGGTTGATAGTGGCGAGATTGATTTTGATGGTCGGCGGATTGACAAACTGAGCGATGATCAGCGCAGTATTTTACGGCGCACTAGCTTTGGCTTCGTCTTTCAGTTTGGACAGTTGGTGCCAGAGCTGACAGCGCTGGATAATGTGGCGCTGCCGCTACTGCTTAACGGTGTCAAGCGTAAAGAAGCCTATCAACAGGCGAAAACATGGCTGAATAAGGTTGAGCTGGGTAATAAAGCTGACAGTATGCTTGGCGAGTTGTCGGGCGGACAAATGCAGCGGGTGGCGATTGCCCGGGCCATGGTGATTGAGCCAAAGGTGCTGTTCGCTGACGAGCCGACTGGTTCGCTGGACAGTTTGAATTCAGAGAGGGTTATGGAGCTATTCATCAAAACCGCCAAAGAGCACGGCACAACAGTCATCATGGTGACGCACGAACCGACGATTGCCGCCTACGCTGATCGGGAAATCATCGTCCGTGATGGGCAAATTTCCGGTGCTGGCGCAGGGGTGCATCCGGCGCAGGCGAGGGTCAATAAAGCCAAGGCGAGGATTGTCTGA
- a CDS encoding restriction endonuclease subunit S: MRTAVLSDIIELIGGGTPKTNKPEFWSGDIPWLSVVDFGGDRRWVDQTEKAITSLGLESSSTKLLNKGDIIISARGTVGELAQLRRPMAFNQSCYGIRAKAGVDQNFLYYLLKKSVNDLRRQSHGGVFNTITRSTFDVVSVSIPNLETQKKIANILGSLDEKIELNRRMNETLEQLGQALFRHYFVDKTKQSNGNIRTIPLGKKFHPKRGRSLQARDMICGDTPVISGGLKPAGFHNEANTTAPVITISASGANAGFVSVWGEPVWSADSSYIDSTITKYVYTYYLFLKNKQKEIYDMQTGSGQPHIYPKHIELLEIADLSDCEFNDFEQRVRPLFDMIHKNKKQIDYLSNIRDLLLPKLV, translated from the coding sequence ATGAGAACAGCTGTTTTAAGTGATATCATCGAGCTCATAGGTGGCGGCACCCCGAAGACAAACAAACCCGAGTTTTGGAGTGGTGACATACCGTGGCTGTCCGTGGTTGATTTTGGGGGTGACAGACGCTGGGTGGATCAAACCGAAAAAGCAATCACTAGTCTTGGGCTGGAGAGCTCTAGTACGAAACTGCTAAACAAAGGAGATATAATCATATCTGCACGCGGTACTGTGGGCGAATTGGCTCAACTGAGGCGACCAATGGCTTTTAATCAATCTTGCTATGGAATTAGGGCAAAAGCAGGGGTTGATCAAAATTTTCTTTATTATCTATTGAAAAAATCTGTTAATGATCTAAGAAGGCAGTCACACGGTGGTGTATTTAATACGATAACTCGTAGCACTTTTGATGTTGTCAGTGTCAGTATACCAAATTTAGAAACCCAAAAGAAAATTGCCAATATCCTCGGCAGTCTTGATGAAAAAATCGAGCTCAATCGCCGCATGAACGAAACCCTCGAGCAGCTCGGTCAAGCTCTCTTTCGTCATTATTTTGTTGATAAAACTAAGCAGAGTAATGGTAATATACGGACCATACCTTTAGGGAAAAAGTTTCATCCAAAAAGAGGTAGAAGTTTGCAAGCTAGAGATATGATTTGTGGTGACACGCCGGTGATTAGCGGTGGACTGAAGCCAGCCGGATTTCACAATGAAGCAAATACGACCGCGCCAGTTATCACGATAAGTGCATCCGGAGCAAATGCTGGTTTTGTATCTGTCTGGGGTGAACCAGTTTGGTCGGCAGACTCTTCGTATATTGACTCAACAATTACCAAATATGTTTATACCTATTATTTGTTCCTCAAGAATAAGCAAAAAGAAATATACGATATGCAAACTGGCTCTGGTCAGCCGCATATTTATCCAAAGCACATAGAGCTTTTGGAGATTGCTGATTTATCAGATTGCGAGTTTAATGATTTCGAGCAGAGAGTGCGACCATTATTTGATATGATACATAAAAACAAGAAACAAATAGATTATTTATCTAACATTCGTGATTTGCTTTTGCCAAAACTAGTTTGA
- a CDS encoding DUF167 domain-containing protein, with protein MKISIHLKPNSRHREEVVTNDDGSLTVYTKAPAIEGRANLAAVKLLAKHFGVASSKVKLVRGAASKYKVFEIDEAA; from the coding sequence ATGAAAATCTCTATCCACCTCAAACCCAACTCCCGCCACCGTGAAGAAGTCGTAACGAACGATGACGGTTCGCTGACGGTTTATACTAAGGCGCCAGCTATTGAGGGGCGGGCGAATTTGGCGGCGGTAAAATTACTGGCGAAGCATTTTGGTGTGGCGTCGTCAAAGGTAAAATTGGTGCGCGGCGCTGCTTCGAAATACAAGGTGTTTGAGATTGACGAGGCGGCCTAG
- a CDS encoding PadR family transcriptional regulator — protein sequence MSIQYTLLGFLAEESNYGYELKKKYDGYFGKDKPILTGQIYSTLARLKRDNKVKEIADTSESGGPDRVRYEITDEGKQDLQAWLESPEAPSPQLQATMYIKAVLAILKDGDASPYLDNQRQAHIQRMRELTVQRRDSSLSDMLLIDHALYHLEADLRWIELTISRLTRLKEEILHEQTNN from the coding sequence ATGAGCATTCAATATACACTGTTAGGGTTTTTAGCGGAAGAGTCAAATTACGGCTATGAGTTGAAGAAAAAATATGACGGCTATTTTGGCAAAGATAAGCCAATTTTAACTGGTCAGATATATTCAACTTTGGCGCGGCTCAAACGCGATAACAAGGTCAAAGAGATTGCCGATACCAGCGAATCGGGCGGGCCGGATCGGGTTCGGTATGAAATTACCGATGAGGGTAAGCAGGATTTACAAGCATGGTTGGAATCACCAGAGGCGCCGTCGCCGCAGCTGCAAGCGACGATGTATATCAAGGCGGTATTGGCGATTTTGAAAGACGGCGATGCATCACCGTATCTGGATAACCAACGGCAGGCGCACATCCAACGAATGCGCGAGCTGACGGTGCAGCGGCGCGATAGTAGTTTGTCGGACATGCTGCTGATCGACCATGCACTGTATCATTTGGAGGCGGATTTGCGCTGGATTGAATTAACTATTTCGCGTTTAACGCGGCTAAAGGAGGAAATTTTGCATGAGCAAACCAATAATTAG
- a CDS encoding thioredoxin domain-containing protein codes for MNRQKTAGIALIWVILGIMIAGIVALFIYGIINRPPNRHIGDGKPWNEKMSQGSSEAKHVFVDYTDYFCSFCAEVEAATSTNFFKNDYIKSGKVRYEHRVVTLLKEVTNNTESGAHAAFCAADQDKYWQYTHDIVPRIKRDYFDKGIGVKNVATPQKIPPLPLEYFLTSAKSVGMDEAKFADCMTKKPHQNEIENNTKKALSLGVSGLPYMVVNDYVASGFMGGENGLKAILKAGGAD; via the coding sequence ATGAATCGACAAAAAACAGCCGGCATAGCGCTCATTTGGGTCATTTTAGGAATTATGATCGCAGGCATTGTAGCGCTATTTATCTATGGCATTATTAATCGCCCGCCAAATCGCCACATTGGTGACGGCAAGCCGTGGAATGAAAAAATGTCGCAAGGCTCTAGCGAAGCCAAGCACGTGTTCGTCGATTACACTGATTATTTTTGTTCGTTTTGTGCCGAAGTCGAAGCGGCCACCAGCACCAATTTTTTCAAGAATGACTATATCAAATCAGGCAAAGTTCGTTATGAACACCGCGTAGTCACGCTGCTCAAGGAGGTCACTAACAACACCGAATCTGGCGCCCACGCTGCGTTCTGTGCCGCCGACCAAGACAAATATTGGCAATATACCCACGACATCGTGCCGCGCATCAAACGTGATTATTTTGATAAGGGAATTGGCGTAAAAAACGTCGCCACACCGCAAAAAATTCCACCACTACCGTTAGAATATTTCCTAACTTCTGCCAAGAGTGTCGGCATGGACGAGGCAAAATTTGCTGATTGTATGACTAAGAAACCGCACCAAAATGAGATTGAGAATAATACCAAGAAAGCCCTCTCGCTTGGCGTGAGCGGCCTGCCATACATGGTAGTCAATGACTATGTCGCCAGTGGATTTATGGGCGGCGAAAATGGGCTGAAGGCAATTTTGAAAGCCGGCGGAGCGGACTGA